One Mugil cephalus isolate CIBA_MC_2020 chromosome 22, CIBA_Mcephalus_1.1, whole genome shotgun sequence genomic window carries:
- the lrguk gene encoding leucine-rich repeat and guanylate kinase domain-containing protein isoform X1: MEKDGVLTADMVSSSVYGRGCLGSGLQHFYHSLSLPSHNLSDVSVLSKYVHLQKLELPHNKIKDLSCVSHMPDLAILDASHNEISNFFEFQPPKNLEEVNFSHNRMTKMRDLSAYLSLCKLDLDHNSLSEITGLEQCCRLTHLSLAHNKISRISGVDGLPLTHLSLRGNQLERIEGLENLKRLQVLDLSLNRITSLSGLQNLHLLGSIDLERNLISKIEECKHIHDLLLLRDLNLLGNPVQEQPDYRLAIIFLLQHLTVLDQEKVTAEVKVSSINKYDPPLDVVAARDHMTHLVYQLMQPQVLYDSTLPSVDSPYPMLVLTGPQCCGKRELAHRLCQEFSEYFAHGTSHTTRGPYYGEENGIDYHFVSEEDFQNMIHMGEFIQTMEYGGHRYGLTRDAVEDVAREGLACCLHMELEGVFSLKKSCFEPRYILLIPTQVGKYTGHLKSRGLYTQAQTDVAVSRIDLYARTNRQHPGFFDNVIPCDDWEEAFQTLRRVVKEYLLLEEQDEGENINNNNNNRASPDNTSTASGHIPEEKPPSPVLRSETGTHSVTALDPSDPYYRSYITRIQAELSPQKSHTELASIRRREQLVREAIVGKSPGVYSQLFKSSAQTAPSSLPNNDPERHFHEDSSSDDSRASSALSVPSSAGALCGPVEPLDISALETPKDQTASGRASDVPHKGKVASPSSDRRPGSDVNPILPPIPTGRQTPAPPTSALSPRPSSNQAVGEGGDANMAGDT; encoded by the exons ATGGAG AAGGATGGTGTTTTAACGGCTGACATGGTCTCCAGCAGTGTGTACGGACGTGGATGCCTTGGCTCCGGGCTGCAGCACTTTTACCACAGTCTCTCTCTGCCA AGTCACAATCTCAGTGACGTGTCTGTGTTATCCAAATACGTCCATCTTCAAAAGCTGGAGCTACCACACAACAAAATTAAAG ATCTGTCCTGCGTGAGCCACATGCCCGACCTTGCCATCCTGGACGCCTCTCACAACGAAATCTCCAACTTCTTTGAATTCCAGCCTCCGAAGAACCTGGAG gaggtCAATTTCTCCCACAACCGCATGACAAAAATGAGGGATCTGTCAGCGTATTTATCACTCTGCAAACTGGATCTGGACC ACAACAGCTTAAGTGAGATTACTGGTCTTGAGCAATGTTGCAGGCTTACTCATCTCAGCCTGGCGCACAACAAGATTTCGAGGATCAGCGGCGTGGACGGTCTGCCTCTCACACACCTCAGCCTC AGGGGGAACCAGCTGGAGAGGATTGAAGGGTTGGAGAACTTGAAGAGGCTGCAGGTTCTTGATTTGTCTTTGAATCGCATTACCAGTCTCTCTGGCCTCCAAAACCTCCACCTACTGGGCTCCATCGACCTGGAGAGAAACCTG ATTAGTAAAATTGAAGAGTGCAAACACATTCATGATCTTCTCCTGTTGAGGGACCTTAATCTGCTGGGAAACCCTGTGCAG GAGCAGCCTGATTACAGACTGGcgatcatcttcctccttcagcATCTGACTGTGCTGGACCAAGAGAAAGTCACTGCTGAAGTAAAG GTGTCATCAATAAACAAGTATGACCCTCCTTTGGATGTGGTTGCGGCCAGGGATCACATGACCCACCTCGTGTATCAGCTAATGCAGCCCCAGGTCCTATATGATAG CACGCTGCCCAGCGTAGACTCTCCGTACCCGATGCTGGTGCTGACGGGTCCTCAGTGCTGTGGGAAGAGAGAGCTGGCTCACAGACTGTGTCAGGAGTTCAGCGAATACTTTGCTCATGG GACCAGTCACACCACAAGGGGGCCCTACTATGGAGAAGAGAATGGAATTGATTACCATTTTGTCAGTGAGGAAGACTTTCAGAACATGATTCACATG GGCGAGTTTATCCAGACCATGGAGTACGGGGGTCACAGGTACGGCCTCACCAGAGACGCCGTGGAGGACGTGGCCAGAGAAGGACTGGCTTGTTGCCTGCACATGGAGCTGGAG GGTGTGTTCAGTCTGAAGAAGAGCTGCTTTGAACCTCGGTACATCCTGCTCATCCCCACCCAGGTGGGGAAGTACACCGGGCACCTGAAAAGCCGCGGCCTGTACACCCAAGCGCAGACTGACGTCGCAGTGTCGCGTATAGACCTCTACGCCCGCACCAACAGGCAGCATCCAGGATTCTTCGATAACGTTATCCCCTGCG ATGACTGGGAGGAAGCCTTCCAGACTCTGAGGCGGGTTGTGAAGGAGTACCTGTTGCTGGAGGAGCAGGACGAAGGGgagaacatcaacaacaacaacaacaacagagcgTCCCCTGACAACACCTCCACAG CCTCAGGTCACATTCCTGAGGAGAAGCCACCTTCACCCGTGTTGAGGTCAGAAACAGGGACGCACTCTGTCACGGCTCTGGACCCCTCAGACCCCTACTACAGATCCTACATTACCAGGATCCAAGCAGAGCTTAGCCCCCAGAAGAGCCACACT GAGCTGGCTTCCATCAGGAGGCGTGAGCAGCTCGTGAGGGAAGCTATTGTGGGGAAGAGCCCAGGGGTCTACAGCCAGCTCTTCAAAAG CTCTGCTCAAACAGCCCCGTCATCACTGCCGAATAATGATCCTGAGAGACACTTTCATGAGGATAGCAG CTCAGACGATTCTCGTGCCAGCTCGGCTCTGTCCGTGCCCAGTTCTGCCGGGGCCTTGTGTGGCCCAGTGGAACCTCTAGATATCTCCGCCTTGGAAACACCGAAAG ACCAAACCGCATCAGGCCGAGCATCAGACGTCCCCCATAAAGGGAAAGTTGCATCTCCCTCTTCTGATAGACGTCCAGGATCTGATGTTAATCCCATCTTGCCCCCCATCCCAACGGGGCGGCAGACCCCTGCACCACCCACCTCAGCTCTTTCACCCAGACCAAGCTCGAACCAGGCAGTCGGAGAGGGAGGAGATGCAAACATGGCTGGAGACACGTAA
- the lrguk gene encoding leucine-rich repeat and guanylate kinase domain-containing protein isoform X2, whose amino-acid sequence MEKDGVLTADMVSSSVYGRGCLGSGLQHFYHSLSLPSHNLSDVSVLSKYVHLQKLELPHNKIKDLSCVSHMPDLAILDASHNEISNFFEFQPPKNLEEVNFSHNRMTKMRDLSAYLSLCKLDLDHNSLSEITGLEQCCRLTHLSLAHNKISRISGVDGLPLTHLSLISKIEECKHIHDLLLLRDLNLLGNPVQEQPDYRLAIIFLLQHLTVLDQEKVTAEVKVSSINKYDPPLDVVAARDHMTHLVYQLMQPQVLYDSTLPSVDSPYPMLVLTGPQCCGKRELAHRLCQEFSEYFAHGTSHTTRGPYYGEENGIDYHFVSEEDFQNMIHMGEFIQTMEYGGHRYGLTRDAVEDVAREGLACCLHMELEGVFSLKKSCFEPRYILLIPTQVGKYTGHLKSRGLYTQAQTDVAVSRIDLYARTNRQHPGFFDNVIPCDDWEEAFQTLRRVVKEYLLLEEQDEGENINNNNNNRASPDNTSTASGHIPEEKPPSPVLRSETGTHSVTALDPSDPYYRSYITRIQAELSPQKSHTELASIRRREQLVREAIVGKSPGVYSQLFKSSAQTAPSSLPNNDPERHFHEDSSSDDSRASSALSVPSSAGALCGPVEPLDISALETPKDQTASGRASDVPHKGKVASPSSDRRPGSDVNPILPPIPTGRQTPAPPTSALSPRPSSNQAVGEGGDANMAGDT is encoded by the exons ATGGAG AAGGATGGTGTTTTAACGGCTGACATGGTCTCCAGCAGTGTGTACGGACGTGGATGCCTTGGCTCCGGGCTGCAGCACTTTTACCACAGTCTCTCTCTGCCA AGTCACAATCTCAGTGACGTGTCTGTGTTATCCAAATACGTCCATCTTCAAAAGCTGGAGCTACCACACAACAAAATTAAAG ATCTGTCCTGCGTGAGCCACATGCCCGACCTTGCCATCCTGGACGCCTCTCACAACGAAATCTCCAACTTCTTTGAATTCCAGCCTCCGAAGAACCTGGAG gaggtCAATTTCTCCCACAACCGCATGACAAAAATGAGGGATCTGTCAGCGTATTTATCACTCTGCAAACTGGATCTGGACC ACAACAGCTTAAGTGAGATTACTGGTCTTGAGCAATGTTGCAGGCTTACTCATCTCAGCCTGGCGCACAACAAGATTTCGAGGATCAGCGGCGTGGACGGTCTGCCTCTCACACACCTCAGCCTC ATTAGTAAAATTGAAGAGTGCAAACACATTCATGATCTTCTCCTGTTGAGGGACCTTAATCTGCTGGGAAACCCTGTGCAG GAGCAGCCTGATTACAGACTGGcgatcatcttcctccttcagcATCTGACTGTGCTGGACCAAGAGAAAGTCACTGCTGAAGTAAAG GTGTCATCAATAAACAAGTATGACCCTCCTTTGGATGTGGTTGCGGCCAGGGATCACATGACCCACCTCGTGTATCAGCTAATGCAGCCCCAGGTCCTATATGATAG CACGCTGCCCAGCGTAGACTCTCCGTACCCGATGCTGGTGCTGACGGGTCCTCAGTGCTGTGGGAAGAGAGAGCTGGCTCACAGACTGTGTCAGGAGTTCAGCGAATACTTTGCTCATGG GACCAGTCACACCACAAGGGGGCCCTACTATGGAGAAGAGAATGGAATTGATTACCATTTTGTCAGTGAGGAAGACTTTCAGAACATGATTCACATG GGCGAGTTTATCCAGACCATGGAGTACGGGGGTCACAGGTACGGCCTCACCAGAGACGCCGTGGAGGACGTGGCCAGAGAAGGACTGGCTTGTTGCCTGCACATGGAGCTGGAG GGTGTGTTCAGTCTGAAGAAGAGCTGCTTTGAACCTCGGTACATCCTGCTCATCCCCACCCAGGTGGGGAAGTACACCGGGCACCTGAAAAGCCGCGGCCTGTACACCCAAGCGCAGACTGACGTCGCAGTGTCGCGTATAGACCTCTACGCCCGCACCAACAGGCAGCATCCAGGATTCTTCGATAACGTTATCCCCTGCG ATGACTGGGAGGAAGCCTTCCAGACTCTGAGGCGGGTTGTGAAGGAGTACCTGTTGCTGGAGGAGCAGGACGAAGGGgagaacatcaacaacaacaacaacaacagagcgTCCCCTGACAACACCTCCACAG CCTCAGGTCACATTCCTGAGGAGAAGCCACCTTCACCCGTGTTGAGGTCAGAAACAGGGACGCACTCTGTCACGGCTCTGGACCCCTCAGACCCCTACTACAGATCCTACATTACCAGGATCCAAGCAGAGCTTAGCCCCCAGAAGAGCCACACT GAGCTGGCTTCCATCAGGAGGCGTGAGCAGCTCGTGAGGGAAGCTATTGTGGGGAAGAGCCCAGGGGTCTACAGCCAGCTCTTCAAAAG CTCTGCTCAAACAGCCCCGTCATCACTGCCGAATAATGATCCTGAGAGACACTTTCATGAGGATAGCAG CTCAGACGATTCTCGTGCCAGCTCGGCTCTGTCCGTGCCCAGTTCTGCCGGGGCCTTGTGTGGCCCAGTGGAACCTCTAGATATCTCCGCCTTGGAAACACCGAAAG ACCAAACCGCATCAGGCCGAGCATCAGACGTCCCCCATAAAGGGAAAGTTGCATCTCCCTCTTCTGATAGACGTCCAGGATCTGATGTTAATCCCATCTTGCCCCCCATCCCAACGGGGCGGCAGACCCCTGCACCACCCACCTCAGCTCTTTCACCCAGACCAAGCTCGAACCAGGCAGTCGGAGAGGGAGGAGATGCAAACATGGCTGGAGACACGTAA